CGAGGAGATCAGCTGTTGAATCCCACTTCCTGATGAGTGCAGTGGCCCTTGTGTGTGAAGCTTGTAGTAACCCATCTCGCCTCTGGAGGCCAGCAGAGGACCTTTCTCTGACACTGGGGAGGTGAGAGTTAAACCATAGGGCAGATGGATGGTGGTTAAGGGGTTATAAAGGCAGTTAAAGTTAGCTTTGGAGGTTCCTAGTTGCACAGAGTTGTTAAATGTTAGCAGGATttagtgtgaaagagaaaacatgGTATGTTTTAGGAGCAGTTGCAATACAGATAAAGTATATTTCATCCATTCactttaatatattaataagacaaaacacattttatttccttttcctctctaaCATCCAGTTTTCTTCCTACGATTTCTATTTAAGTAGCTCTAAAGGAATAGTTGGACATTTTGGTAAATATACTTCTTCAAGTTAGACGTCAATAATATGAATCCATTAGCGTAGCTCTggtcagcattttatttcagacCAGACTGGTTTATCTGCTTAAAAATATGTGTAAACATGTCTCAGGTGTTCACAGAAAGGACAAGAAATACGATACAATACAACGCCCTGATAAAACCACAGcatgttgtgtttattgttttgtgttgattgaACAAGCTggtttcatatttacagtacaggcATCTaacttctcatctaactctcagccTGACAgtaaataagtgtatttccccCGAAAACCATTTCTTTAaggtttgaaaatgtaaaactgtgttGGCATTTGTTATTACTGATGCTGGTCAGCGAGGTCAAATAATTATTTACCGGTAATAAGTGATTATGTGGATGTGTTTAAGCACTCCTACCTGTGAGTGAAGTGTCAGAGATAGGGGTGTCATTGAGGAACCATGCAGTCTGGACTCGGTCCACCCTCCTGCCCTCAATGCTCACTGTCACCCTGCCCTTTTGGCCTACAATCACACGTGGGGGGAGGATGATGCCTGACACGTTCAGAGacttctgtttctctgagtgATGGGAGAGAGAATGAAGATAAAGAAGAGAGTGACAGAAAAGAAGACGATGAGCTGGCAGATAGTGTGCAACATCCAAATAGTTCTGTGGAGGTCACATGACAGTTAAAAGgctaagaaagaaaacagttgcCTTATTTGCAAAGGAGGATATGACTcaccatccctcctcctccatgaaAAGCCAAAGCACAGCAAGAAGACCAGTACCAGAGAAATACACATCATAGCCACTGATGCTTTGGCAGATTTGTTTAACACCGGAGGCTCATCTGTGGGAAACAGAGGAAGTGGGTGTAAAAGGTGACAATGACAAAGCATTAACATCAAGacaaacagttttgtttgtgcagctgATAAGAATGTAGAATATCTTGTTTTATGGCTCACGTCAAATATTTCAAGTATTTTAAGgtttcaaattcaaatcttACCTTGGGGGTCGAGTTTCTCCAGGTACCCTAAGCCAGTGACTGGATGCACTACCCCAGGTTGTTTAACTACACACTCCACCTTCCCACTTTGCTCCCTCTGCTCGGGGCTCAAAGTGTAATAGCGTCTGGTTCTGTAGGTCCCATCTGGGTTCTGCTCAGTGGTGAGGGGCTCAGGGAGGACTGTGTCATTTTGAAGCCAGGACACAGTCACTTCTTCTGGGTAGAAACTCTCCACGTCACAGTAAAGAGTGAGAGGAATATTGTTGGAGTCCGAGGGCAAGGCAGAAAGTCTTACAGCAGCGAGATCTGAGgatgaataaaatcaaatcttttGGGCTTATCACAGGCTTAATTAGATTAAAAAGGTAAGCCATTTGCACGGTCATGAAAGTAGCTACTTAAGTTGTACATGAAGGAAAAATGTGATGAGTCATTGATGTTTTGTTGGATGTGTTCTTATGTAACTTACGAGTGATGTTAAGTTGGAAATCCTGCTCTTGAGAGCTTCCATTGTGTGACACTTTGCAGCCAAAGGTCACATTCTGGTCTTCACGGGAAGGGTAGATGGTCAGGTTGCCTTCAGCCATGTAGTACCCATCTGTACTCTGTTCGCCTTCAACTTGGTAGGGAGATTGAATCACTTTACCATCTCTAGTCCAGGagaaaaagacaggaggaggataGAAACGATCTGCCCGGCATTTAAGCTGGCTTTCTGTTTCCAACACCACCCATTGCTGAGATACTGAGAGAGTAGGAGAAGCTAAAAAAAGgggagaagcagaagaaattTAGAGAGTTCAGCTTTGTTGTGCTTTTAGGTTTAAATGTGCACATAAAACCCAATTCAAATCTCAACAACCAAGACGTACCAAAGTTGTTGATTATAACATTACTAGAGTGCAGTGTTGTAGAGTTGTAGCTGACTCTGCATTCGTATAGCCCCTGCAGGTCAGAACTGGCTCTGGGGATGGTCAGTGAAAAGTCCCCATTGACGAAATCTCTGGTGTCCCATCTGAAGCCGTCCTTTATTTGCGTCTCTGCTTCACTAAATGAGGCGATGTCAGAGCCGTTACTTGTCCAGCTGACTTTGATGAGAGACTTGTCTATTTCATCACCCGTTACAGAAAGAGGGAATGTCACATAGCAGGGCAGGGTTGTCTTTGTATTTGGACTGGTCTGTATTTCATTTGGAGACCCTGTAAGCAGAGAAAGACAGTTCAGAACTTTGACTTAACAGTGCTCACTGAAGCTTCCTGCTGCAACACAGGAGGGTTGTTTGTCTGATAGTGAGATTTATGGTTGAGTCTGAACTTCAACTGCAGTTTTACTTGAGATAAATTCTCATAGAAACAAAGAATGACGGTG
The nucleotide sequence above comes from Larimichthys crocea isolate SSNF chromosome XVI, L_crocea_2.0, whole genome shotgun sequence. Encoded proteins:
- the si:ch211-180a12.2 gene encoding uncharacterized protein si:ch211-180a12.2 isoform X1 — protein: MRCKVLFYVAFLTLIKHGSPNEIQTSPNTKTTLPCYVTFPLSVTGDEIDKSLIKVSWTSNGSDIASFSEAETQIKDGFRWDTRDFVNGDFSLTIPRASSDLQGLYECRVSYNSTTLHSSNVIINNFASPTLSVSQQWVVLETESQLKCRADRFYPPPVFFSWTRDGKVIQSPYQVEGEQSTDGYYMAEGNLTIYPSREDQNVTFGCKVSHNGSSQEQDFQLNITHLAAVRLSALPSDSNNIPLTLYCDVESFYPEEVTVSWLQNDTVLPEPLTTEQNPDGTYRTRRYYTLSPEQREQSGKVECVVKQPGVVHPVTGLGYLEKLDPQDEPPVLNKSAKASVAMMCISLVLVFLLCFGFSWRRRDEKQKSLNVSGIILPPRVIVGQKGRVTVSIEGRRVDRVQTAWFLNDTPISDTSLTGTSKANFNCLYNPLTTIHLPYGLTLTSPVSEKGPLLASRGEMGYYKLHTQGPLHSSGSGIQQLISSLTFIPQISVHKAAVFKCQVSYAGKDKIVMERVSEKFTILSAPEVSEIQLAETQNDSEVISMTVRASHFHPDVITFRWFCQGGELSPVASQASSSPRPNSEGFFSASSQCKLPRSELEKGGTKVWVSVHHIALKQPVTRETRGFMKIPSVSEIVSSTSSSDQTLTLGCEITDFHPPNISVTWLKLREGEQDDREEEVIEGGEMWGPIWTEPRLYRATATLKRSTTNQEKKERGGGIICRVEHCSLLEPIERHWRNVDIVAPSIPQSISVCWSSEGVGVFSLLLKGGHPKVNLIWAAGGQTLSPLVSDETEEIGDDGQRELKSVCALEKSTSLSSQTSKQLERQKNGHAIKTKAAVTDPDAEGIEYIDEKVDGENNNNEGDDETKSEVDVDSDRESEEDRGALHINRVNLRRGVRENLRVCVEISHPALKLPVYRTWTEPSEEISPTV